A portion of the Verrucomicrobiota bacterium genome contains these proteins:
- a CDS encoding glycerophosphodiester phosphodiesterase family protein has translation MKNLRPTLFTFVSVFFLFSQMSQGKVTGIIPGPNGSVMSIAHRGGVVPEYPENTLLAIRKAIEFESEVVEIDLRSSKDGEIIILHDSTLDRTTNGKGLVVEYSLRELKKLDAGMGESIPTYEEVLELVAETNAQLLLDLKVTSLPELTKIVRLTEKHGHVLNVIAAVRSLEELKDIQSLNANLRTLAFIPEQKDIETYSRAGVDIIRLWPEWIRENPQLIDEVHSLGNIVWTTSMEAKNDELKELIQYGVDGIFTDFPEMVSRMRKKAL, from the coding sequence ATGAAAAATCTCCGCCCCACTCTTTTCACATTTGTATCTGTCTTCTTTCTCTTCAGTCAAATGAGCCAAGGGAAAGTAACTGGAATTATTCCCGGACCCAATGGCAGCGTGATGTCGATCGCACACCGCGGAGGAGTGGTTCCCGAATATCCGGAAAACACACTACTGGCGATTCGCAAAGCCATTGAGTTCGAGAGTGAGGTGGTAGAAATCGACCTTCGTAGCAGCAAGGATGGGGAGATCATTATCCTGCATGATTCCACCTTGGATCGCACAACCAACGGGAAAGGTCTGGTGGTTGAATACAGTTTGCGAGAGTTGAAAAAACTGGATGCTGGCATGGGCGAAAGTATTCCCACTTACGAGGAAGTGCTTGAATTGGTTGCTGAAACTAATGCTCAATTGTTGCTGGACCTAAAAGTAACTTCTTTACCTGAACTGACAAAGATCGTCCGACTCACAGAAAAGCACGGCCACGTTTTGAATGTGATTGCGGCCGTTCGATCGCTGGAAGAACTCAAAGACATCCAATCCCTCAATGCCAACCTGCGCACCTTGGCGTTCATCCCGGAACAGAAAGACATAGAGACCTACTCTCGAGCAGGTGTGGATATCATCCGACTCTGGCCTGAGTGGATAAGAGAAAACCCGCAACTCATCGATGAAGTCCATTCTTTGGGAAACATCGTCTGGACAACTTCCATGGAAGCTAAAAACGATGAACTGAAGGAACTCATTCAATACGGCGTCGACGGCATTTTTACCGACTTCCCTGAGATGGTATCCCGCATGCGCAAGAAAGCTCTTTAA
- a CDS encoding DUF3500 domain-containing protein has translation MKLRNNIHVSKVLVCFFAILSFQANLSAQRGSPEQQLQQAAERSRQMEAGLEGTPFVGITENGTIQAGLFKIKPTGVSTGSIQKAAEAFLKSLSDEQKKETLYPVDSPEWRQWMNQHFYDRWGMGFEDMTEDQKEKAFDLIRASLSSKGFQLSRDIMKLNHTLGEMQGSQFMLGEWAYFITIMGEPSATEPWGWQIDGHHLIINFFVLGDQVVATPTFIGSEPMIAESGKYKGIAIMQDEQNKALAFAQDLTPAQKSKAVLSSEKTGNDNQTEAFKDNEIIPFEGLLVTELNKKQTKVLQEVIGIYIGYLNEGHAEVRMTEIKEHWDHTYFAWKGGTEDDSVFYYRIHSPVALIEFDHQNPVGLRQQFPERKPIRQHIHAVIRTPNGNDYGKDLLRQHREKHHHN, from the coding sequence ATGAAGCTCAGAAACAACATCCACGTCTCCAAAGTTCTTGTATGCTTTTTCGCTATCCTATCCTTTCAAGCCAACCTTTCCGCTCAACGAGGCTCACCGGAACAGCAACTGCAACAGGCGGCAGAACGCTCGCGTCAGATGGAAGCCGGTCTGGAAGGTACCCCTTTCGTTGGCATTACAGAGAATGGAACGATCCAAGCAGGATTGTTCAAAATCAAACCTACCGGGGTTTCCACCGGTTCCATCCAGAAAGCAGCGGAGGCATTTTTAAAATCTTTAAGCGACGAGCAGAAGAAGGAGACACTTTACCCGGTTGATAGTCCGGAGTGGAGGCAGTGGATGAACCAGCACTTCTACGATCGTTGGGGCATGGGCTTTGAGGACATGACCGAGGACCAAAAAGAAAAAGCCTTTGACCTTATCAGGGCTTCACTCAGCTCCAAGGGCTTTCAGCTCTCCAGGGATATCATGAAACTCAACCACACGTTGGGTGAAATGCAGGGCAGTCAGTTTATGCTCGGCGAGTGGGCGTATTTCATAACCATCATGGGGGAACCGTCCGCCACGGAACCCTGGGGTTGGCAGATCGACGGTCATCACCTGATTATCAACTTCTTTGTCCTGGGTGATCAAGTCGTGGCTACCCCGACCTTCATAGGCTCCGAACCCATGATCGCAGAATCCGGAAAGTACAAGGGCATTGCCATTATGCAGGATGAACAAAACAAGGCGCTGGCCTTTGCCCAAGACCTGACTCCTGCGCAAAAGTCGAAGGCAGTGCTATCATCGGAAAAGACGGGGAATGATAACCAGACGGAGGCGTTTAAAGACAACGAGATTATCCCCTTCGAAGGTTTGCTCGTAACTGAGCTGAATAAGAAACAAACGAAGGTGCTTCAAGAAGTAATCGGTATCTACATAGGATACTTGAACGAAGGCCATGCCGAAGTACGCATGACGGAAATTAAAGAACACTGGGACCACACTTACTTTGCATGGAAAGGTGGCACTGAGGATGATTCAGTTTTTTATTACCGGATACACAGCCCGGTCGCTTTGATCGAGTTCGATCACCAAAACCCGGTTGGTCTGAGACAACAGTTTCCTGAACGAAAACCCATCAGGCAGCACATTCACGCCGTCATTCGCACACCCAATGGGAATGATTATGGAAAAGACCTCTTACGGCAGCATCGCGAAAAGCATCACCACAATTAG
- a CDS encoding DUF3303 family protein — MLFHISYEIATDNRNEAQDRFTSTGALPPEGVTMLGRWHSVAGLYGFMVAETDNAEALFTWTQSWTDLLTFDVTPVIGDEAIARVLGS, encoded by the coding sequence ATGCTGTTCCATATCTCCTACGAAATCGCGACAGACAACCGGAATGAAGCTCAAGACCGTTTTACTTCGACAGGCGCTCTCCCTCCAGAAGGTGTAACCATGTTAGGCCGCTGGCACAGCGTTGCCGGACTATACGGTTTTATGGTGGCTGAAACTGATAACGCAGAAGCATTGTTCACGTGGACCCAAAGCTGGACGGATCTCCTCACATTTGATGTTACTCCAGTTATTGGGGATGAGGCAATTGCCCGCGTCCTTGGCTCCTAA
- a CDS encoding glycosyltransferase family 2 protein — MKVSIIIPCYNERPTIEPILKAVQASSITNKEIIVVDDFSTDGTREFLLEHINGLYDHLILKDSNQGKGAALRAGFEKATGDILLIQDADLEYDPVDYPTLLEPIFTGKADVVYGSRFMGGRPHRVLYFWHMILNKLLTLFSNMMTNLNLTDMETCYKVFTREVIEKIQLEENRFGIEPEITAKVSKLDIRIFEVGISYNGRTYKEGKKIQWTDGLRAAYAIIKYNLFR; from the coding sequence ATGAAAGTTTCCATCATTATTCCCTGCTACAATGAACGTCCAACGATCGAACCAATTTTAAAAGCGGTCCAGGCTTCTTCTATTACAAATAAGGAAATTATAGTGGTAGATGATTTCTCAACGGATGGGACAAGAGAGTTCCTCCTGGAACACATAAACGGTCTGTATGACCATCTAATCCTGAAGGATTCCAATCAAGGAAAAGGCGCTGCCTTGAGAGCAGGTTTTGAAAAGGCCACAGGTGATATCCTCCTCATCCAGGATGCAGACCTGGAATACGATCCCGTGGATTACCCCACCCTGCTGGAACCCATTTTTACAGGAAAAGCCGATGTTGTTTATGGCTCACGTTTTATGGGAGGTCGGCCCCACAGGGTATTGTATTTCTGGCATATGATCCTGAATAAACTGCTCACCCTGTTTTCGAATATGATGACGAATTTAAACCTCACCGACATGGAGACCTGTTACAAGGTATTCACCCGGGAGGTTATCGAAAAAATTCAGCTTGAAGAAAACCGCTTTGGCATCGAACCGGAAATAACAGCAAAAGTTTCAAAGCTGGATATCAGGATTTTCGAAGTTGGTATTTCCTACAATGGTCGCACTTATAAGGAAGGAAAAAAGATCCAATGGACAGATGGTCTGAGAGCAGCTTACGCGATTATTAAATACAATCTGTTTCGCTAG